One stretch of Nycticebus coucang isolate mNycCou1 chromosome 7, mNycCou1.pri, whole genome shotgun sequence DNA includes these proteins:
- the LOC128590729 gene encoding 60S ribosomal protein L36a-like, translated as MVEMVNVPKTRRTFCKKCGKHQPHKVIQYKKGKDSLYAQGKRHYDRNQSGYGGQTKPIFRKKAKTTKKIVLRLECVEPNCRSERMLAIKICKHFELGGDKKRKGQVIQF; from the coding sequence ATGGTAGAGATGGTCAACGTACCTAAAACCCGAAGAACTTTCTGTAAGAAGTGTGGCAAGCATCAGCCTCACAAAGTGATCCAGTATAAGAAGGGCAAGGATTCCTTGTATGCCCAAGGAAAGAGGCACTATGATCGAAATCAGAGTGGCTATGGTGGGCAGACAAAGCCAATTTTCCGGAAGAAGGCTAAAACCACAAAGAAGATTGTGCTAAGGCTGGAATGTGTTGAGCCTAACTGCAGATCCGAGAGGATGCTGGCCATTAAGATATGCAAGCATTTTGAACTGGGaggagataagaaaagaaagggccAAGTGATCCAGTTCTAA